The Biomphalaria glabrata chromosome 13, xgBioGlab47.1, whole genome shotgun sequence sequence GtttttcttcattcctctctgtcctttgccttggacAGAATTTGATgaacattctttgatgtcttcccatcgctttctctgctattttttcccttaggAAGGCCCTGAgaaccttgtgatgtggccatagagtttgagttaacgttttttgacagtggttagcaggtcatcttgGGGTCTGATTGCTGTATTAATACCGTTTCTTATCTCTGCCATCATTCTGATTTTAGTTtcaagggctatgcctttgtcggtaaaaaattattttgagttttgcaagtgctgctgtatACTTTGGAATTCTggtcagtagttcaggttttgtTCCTTAGTCTTAGACGATAGCTCCAAGAAACTTAAAGCTTctgacacttgtcagcttttcGCCACCAATTCTAATGTACTTTTTAAAGCCCCTGTTTGCTAGTGGTCATAATTATGACACAAATGAAACAAATGagaactttgttttaaaacctATACATAGAGTAAAATAGCCTGTTTAGGATGGAAAATATCGGTGGAAAAGATCGGTTTGTTCAATCATTGAATTAAGTTAGATTTGGTGTTTAAAGAGaggagaataaaatattttatttctaaaatggAGTTATTTTTTCACCTAAATAAGGTTCTTCGAAAGACTTTGAACATTAGGTCATCAGAtctgggccggccttagataattggaagcCCTAGGCGAAATGATTTtggtggcccccaaatgaaatagaaaataaaaaaaaaacagcgaaaaaataaaagtatgccgtttatttaaaacctagtggctacaacaacaacattgggCACAAGTTTACAGTCCTGTGCTTGGCCCCTCAACCAACTAGAGGCGGCTGCCCAGTTTGCCTATGTCTAAGGCTGACCTTGATCAGATTTAACTTCTGAAAATGCAAAGACGTTTTCACCATCCCATTCCATTGTATCAATGGACATAGAACCGAAAGAAAAAGGGTGTGGGGATAGATGGAAGATTCCTTTGTTTAATCTCCACTAAGTGTAATCATCTCTGGATTATGAGAAAGCTTATTGGAATCTTTAAATCTTCGAAGTTGTTCTGTACTCTTCACGGATGTTTTCATCCGTGAAACCCAGTGTAGCAGAAATAGTTTGTACGTTCTAGGTGTCATTTAATgcgttaaaaataaaacttttataaaaacacACCCACGCTGACCTTACTGACTGTCTCTCCCCAGCACAACGCAATGACGCTGTTCTCAATCTGTACAGAAGGAGTTACAACGGCGATGTAAGTAGACTTTGACTTGGAGGTGATAACATTTATGTTTGACTCAAACTATTTAGAACAACTAGAGAGCGCTAATGGTGTTTAGAATTATATTTGTCAGATTAAAAAGCGAAAACAAATATATcaactctctttctctataaAGAAGAAATACTCGAAAGTCGGATTCAATAAATAAGtccaaaaaatatagaatctaaattTTACGAAGTTTAAATCAACAAAGCATTCTCTCAAAAAGCAGCCTTTGAATAAGTGGAatagttatataattttaagaCATAATTTAATGGAGTTCAGCCTGCTTACTCTGACTTGATATTGATTAGaacaaaattatatatttattttttaatattatgtaATAAGTAGCAGTGTTCTGGCAGGACAACGGGAAGAATGGACCGGCATCTCTTTTTAAATCCTGCTTAGAACAGCTACTGACCGGGAAAAGTTTAGCGATTTTGTTAGGCGAACTGTCACGATGAGattcaagggacagatgatgatgattctCATGCCAGCCACGTCCAATTTTCGCAGAGGACTtcttaagaaaatataaaatcgTTGAGGAATTAGGAACACTAAATTTCCGATCGTAATAACGTTTCTCAATACTCCTATATAGCAAGttaatttgttttgattttaaaatcatGAAACGTGTTTGATATCTAAAATAATTCACACATAACTGCCCTTGACTCTGAACGTGGAACATTAATGAATATAATACTAGAACCACAAAAAAAAGTCGTATTTACACTCTGCAGCTGAACAATGCATTTAGTATTTTAGCAGAAAATAATTCACTTTTAATGTTCATTTTAAGTTCACAAGATGATAAGTGTGTCAGTGATTTTTTAATAGACAAATGAGAATCTTACTAGTGCATCATTCTCTAACTCCATAattaacagattttttttttacaaaaagataATTATTAAGCATAGGTCTTGATGTATTTTTGTATCTAAAATTCAATTAATTAGAGATGTAAGCtatactaattaatacaattttaatgATTGATCCAAACAACACTCAATATATCTAATTAATTTCAGTAAATTAAATCACTGTTTATTTCTTATAGGGCACTTATTACGGTCAGAATTCTGGAGGAGGAGCTTGTCAGTATGCAGGACCACTTCCCCGAGCAGCAACGGATCCTAAAATATGGGCCCTAGTGGCCATCAACAGACCACAGTTCTTAGATTCTTTAACTTGTGGAATATGCTTGAAGGTAGTTGTTTATTACAGGTTATTTATATAGGCACAAACTAGAGCTTGTATAGGCTATATCAGGCAATGAATGCAAGCCTGGTTTTAGGTAAACGCGTGGGAAAAGAAAATCGTATCCCAAAACTTGAAAGAATTCTGTATGATACACTGTTTTCtgttggcatagacaagacataaatcaataaaaacaataactaattaatcaatttattactgataattaatggttttgtttgataccaacaagggaaattaatcctacTGTATTTAAAGAAACGCCTACATATGTAGAGTTTTCTACCTTTCGATAAttgaacacgtttttttctcccacacccattctaggatcaagttgaaactttaaacaagtatttattgtacctagcaaaacatgaatcaataaaataattatcattttagtgaattattttgtttgatgtggaataagggaaataacttctacataaTTAAGAGATACAGTTATAAGTACgaatttctttttcttagataagcctttttttttttttttaaacaaaaggatttttgaaaatattttgcttgtttgataATCAAGACAGTCTTTACAAGCCTACTAGAAATTCAATATAATGTTTACAAACCAAGTACATTGATTTGGATGTTCTTGAAACATAAGTACCATTGGGAAATGTGAACTTGAGACTAtcgttatattttattattacaaatgGTTTACTTAATACTGTCCCTAAACTTtgacaaaattttaaatattgaattaattaGAAGATAGCATCAATCCCTGTGTGATATATAGCAAGCCGTTcatttataggcctactttactttatgtttaacaaaaaaaaaaaaaaacatataattcTCTTACATACCGACGCACATGTATGATCAAGAAAttagttcagtttttttttcgtagaaAAAGATGGCTTTTTGGTCTTGTGGTATGCACGTCAGACTGTCGTCACGATAGTTCCTAGTTCAAATCCCACTCCTGCCTTGCCGAAGAAGGTTTGAAgtaggacataataatcttcatttctgggaaaatgtttgaaagttattttaaaaaatacaagaaaattaaacatATATTTGTTATTGTAAAGCCTGCTTTAGTCTTACTTTTATCAAATTTTTTATCTTGTTATCTTCAaaaagtcccgggttcgaatcctggtgacgactaggattttttttaaggatcCTTAGAGCGTCTCTGAGtcgacccagctctaatagtcgttgtgctggtcacatgacaccatcgtgaacctttacatcatctgccccatagactgcaaggtctgaaagaaacacttttttttttcaggtgaaAGGGGAAGGTCGTGGTCTAGGCGGTAACCCAATCCGAGGGGAACACATTGTTTTTGTCAACAACTACTGTCCTGAATGCCGGGAAGGTAAAAATTGGTTTTCGTATCAAGTGAAGAAAATTGATATTAGCAAAACAAAGAATATGTATTGTTCCTTGATTGATCGAAAGTTAATTGATACTTTTGAAACATTGGTTTTATTTACTTACATGGTTACTGTGTCTTCAAGTTGATTGAAAGATTTAAGTATATgaagaaaatgttttcattagtCCATTAGCTTTATTTCATTGGAGTTAAGGATATGATGTCAAAGGAAGTTAAATGCCAAATATGACATAGGATTATGATGCCTAATATGTATGACATATGATTATGATGCCTAATCtgaaactgcttgcataattacgAGTATGCTGCAGCATATAAACCAATGTTTCAAAAAGttaacaaatattaaatatctctgatttaacttttagaaagaaataagaCTCCAACTATATGTACGGGAACCACCACTGACTGATTCATCACAAATTCTCTATCCATCAGAATGAATAAAACATAGCCTATCAACTAGTTGGAGACAGCGAAGTATCAGGGATACTAGAATTCATATGTATGGGGAAGTGTTAGTTAAAAAAGAGGTTTAAATTGATGgttggttgcctggtcgtgtggtatgcgcgctGGTCTGTCGTTCGGTTGTCTCGATGCTCCCGGGTTCATGCCCTGCtagcttccatcccccgtcttccagcggaaggtttggactaggaagtagattatcttcaacttcgaagaaacatacaaaacattttacaaacataattAGGCCAACAACCTCTTGCGCTTTACCCTACGGCAGCGCATGAGAGAGATAAGCAAATGTTCCAATTTTAAAAGAGATGATTAAGGGACATATTTAAATCAGTGAACAAAACAACGGGCCTAGCCAATGAGTGAAGGAAATATAACGTTTCTTAAAAGGCTTTATTTAGTGAGCATAAAATGTCGTACTTTTATTAGTAAAGTTTATTATAGAATTCCTAGGgctaaataattacattttgtttaggTTCTGTGGACTTCGCTCTCAATGGCGATGGACGTTGGTCCATTTCAATGCAAGCTGTCCAGTGTCCAGTCGGTGGCAGCACAATTCAATATGCCTTCCAAGGAAGTAACCCATGGTACATAAAATTACAAATCAGAAATGCTAGGTCAGTTTTGTTAAAACTCATAACTTTAATTTAAGTCTGTATTTTAGTTTATGTTGTTATCATTATGCTGTCTAAAAAGTACTTTGATTTAAATATGGGGGATTGCAAATCGTACACATAGAATACACTTTGTACATAGCGAGAGAACCAGTGTTCCTTTACAGCGGTTCCAGTTTGTTTTATTaggaagaaaatgttttttttcaaaattatcttGTAAATTTCACTTGTccaaaagtatttaaaattatttattcaactatacAACGAAATATTTTTCCCGAAGTTAACTATAGACAGttgcatacacacacataagttcacaaaagaaatttattttataacccCCCAAAAAATGAGTGTTAATATTGcaatcaattttaatttaaaaaatacacatgTACTTCAACACCAGATCTTGATCTGACAGACTTCTTCTAGGTTTTCTACTTCAACACAAAGTACCACACGAACTTCATACAACCATGGTAGTGAATCactagataaaaataaaatgttctctGAGGATAGCCATGGGTATAGTTGTCCGTATTCTATGCCTTCTAGAACCagaactgctggtagacaactaaatcgCTGGAGGCGGATCATATTTTAGCTTTTAAAAcctgaaataacttgaataacttctttataatcaaactaaatataacatttattacattttagacAGATTTAAATTTTGATGAAGTAAATGAATGTATTAAAATTTAGTGATAATATAAAAAGatattctgaacaaaatcttaactcactacaaaaacacgtcttttcagtctggccttctggagtcgtctgtccttgCCCAGACCGTTAATGACAATGCCGTTTATCTTGCATTATTCCCAACAACCTCTTCCCACTgtcacaaaacaaacacacacacacactccaaaacaGTCGTTCTCacatttatcttaaaaaaagaagtagaATATTATTACGTCCAAGGTTTATTTACTTTACGAGTAAATTAACGTTTATGCTAGAGCTCTTATTTACTTATTCATCTCTTGTATTCCATAATTAACGAAATCACagtttacttttttatgttaaataatgcatttttttttcagaataccAATAACTAAAGCCCTAGTACGAAGGAACAATAACTGGGTGACAATGCAACGAAGTCAAGACGGCTTCTGGATTCTGAGTGATGGCCAGCCTATGCCGGATGGGCCAATTGGAGTTCGTCTTACAGCAGCTAATGGCTATGTCATGGAGGACTCAATACCGAGAATTGGTAAGTCACGTAACACAAGAAGGGAAGTACATTATTAGATCCAGTTGCACGAAAGGTTAAAATAGATCCGGCAAAAAGAGGACATCTCGCCTTTTTAGGGCTGTTTCCTTCATCCGTCAAGCATTGTCCAAAAGTTTagaattcttatcttatcttatcttatataatacagacgttacttcaaaaaagaagatgattacgtcctacgcgtcatgcatttagtcatgcatattaaccaatgacttaaattctgccaagtcactggttttcctggctagctcaggcaacccattccatgctctaatagcactagggaagaaggagtatttgtacaaatttgtcctagcttatgggacgaggaatgtgcctttatctttgtgtctttcagagtattttattaaattttgtttttgtatttgaagattatggttcagtgttttatgtattattactactttacttttgagccttctgtcctgaaggctttctaaatttagtgattttactaaaggtgttactctagtcaaatgtgaatattcgtttgttatgaatcgcactgctctattttgtgtctgttctagtttcttaatgttttcttgagttgaggggtcccaaacagaggatgcatattctattattggcctaaccaaggttaaataacattttagttttatgttcttatttgatttatagaaatttcttttaataaatcctaatgctttgtttgatttttttgtagtttcatcaatatgtggattccatgatagtttttcatttattataacacctaggtattttgcgtttttagtctgtgttactggtttgccatgaataagataagtggaattaatttgttttagtttttttgttactcttaacaactgacatttttctgggtggaaagacatgctccaatttgattcccatttctgtaattcatctaattctctttgtaaaatatctgtgtcttgtgttgtttttattgttctatatattatgcaatcgtctgcaaataatctgacttttgttcctgaagtaatgcaatttggtaaatcatttatgtaaattaaaaatagtagtggacccaagactgttccttgaggtacacctgagtttactgttatcggtgttgatttagagccatttattattacagtttgttctctccctatcagaaagtctttaatccactgatgcagtggaccattaatgccgaaatattttaattttttaagcaaacttgTCTGGCTTTTACTCTGTTGTTCACTGCTgttacatatttaaatttaatcctTCATATTTTTAGTTCAACTTACAAATTACCTCAGAAAGAAATCTTTTATTATTCAAAGCTGTTTACAGGAAACTTAATATTTAGAACTCTTCAACGTCTGAGTACTTGTTCATTTGCGTTTCCGGGTATTATGCTAATGAtggaattcctttttttttaatcaaagagaACACTAAACTGTCCATGAACTCAATAATTGGTAAGTTCTCACACAGTTCAATCTGAGGAACACATCGTGCGGAGAGTTCTAAGCAATTGTTTGCGAAAGTCGCTACGTCTGAGAAATAGGATACTTAATATAGCCTAGTAGAAGTTCTATTAACTTTAATTTATCGACAAGTTTACATTAAAGACATTGTAagttaatttgttaattattttataccttactttgttttccttttttttttgtattccatTGTAAGACTTTGTCTTCCTTTTTGTCCCTCTAGGCGTGCAGATGTCTGTTAACCTTACTCGCATTTTTGTTagtgaaaccttttttttttttttctagtgggCATCTTTTTCTGTGTTAAAACATAAAGGAAGTAAAATATACCCATACAggcacacgtacacacacacactgttcacacacacacacacacgcgcgcgcacacacacacacacacacacgcacacacacacacacacacacacacacacacacacaaagcaatCCACTTCTAATTATATGTTTCAGACCAAAAGAGATTTCAGATACTGGGAAGAAAATGTCAGCAACAACATCAAAGAAATGTCA is a genomic window containing:
- the LOC106059618 gene encoding expansin-YoaJ-like; translation: MMLFVFKLSNLLALLYFTKAQRNDAVLNLYRRSYNGDGTYYGQNSGGGACQYAGPLPRAATDPKIWALVAINRPQFLDSLTCGICLKVKGEGRGLGGNPIRGEHIVFVNNYCPECREGSVDFALNGDGRWSISMQAVQCPVGGSTIQYAFQGSNPWYIKLQIRNARIPITKALVRRNNNWVTMQRSQDGFWILSDGQPMPDGPIGVRLTAANGYVMEDSIPRIDNSNVLEGQRRVQVPYDPSLPSA